Proteins encoded by one window of Synechococcus sp. WH 7805:
- a CDS encoding HpsJ family protein, with product MSASHQESSPRLAPLLRWLGLTLVLLLALQLGVVLSAADWSDEVYQQLLIERLVSQAPMGFIGLLLMLISSRLDQPRSERTPIRIVVCVLAALLALAMIAVIPLGISGNQSLSVEADQSLNQKRGQLEMARQQSANPDNVKILGEQLAQAGQLPADATDEDKSKAAQEFIDKQLSQMDQQIQQAERQRNLAVNQRRFGGTLSAVVLAVALALLAITAVL from the coding sequence GTGTCCGCATCCCACCAGGAGTCCTCACCTCGGCTTGCGCCGCTTCTGCGCTGGCTTGGGCTCACCCTGGTTCTGCTTCTCGCTTTGCAGCTCGGTGTGGTGCTCAGCGCTGCGGATTGGAGTGATGAGGTTTATCAACAACTGTTGATCGAACGGTTGGTCAGTCAGGCGCCGATGGGATTCATCGGTCTGTTACTCATGCTGATCTCTTCGCGTTTGGACCAGCCCCGATCAGAGCGGACGCCGATCCGGATTGTGGTCTGCGTGCTTGCGGCACTGCTCGCTCTGGCCATGATCGCTGTGATTCCACTTGGTATCAGTGGTAATCAGTCCCTCTCTGTTGAAGCCGATCAAAGCCTGAATCAGAAGCGTGGGCAATTAGAGATGGCGAGACAGCAGTCCGCCAATCCCGACAACGTGAAGATTCTCGGGGAGCAGCTCGCTCAGGCTGGGCAGCTGCCTGCTGATGCAACCGATGAGGACAAGTCCAAGGCGGCGCAGGAGTTCATCGACAAGCAGTTGTCACAGATGGATCAGCAGATTCAACAGGCCGAACGCCAGCGCAACCTGGCCGTGAATCAGCGCCGTTTTGGAGGCACCCTCAGTGCAGTTGTGCTCGCAGTGGCCTTGGCACTGCTTGCGATAACCGCTGTCCTCTGA
- the queG gene encoding tRNA epoxyqueuosine(34) reductase QueG: MNVPDDGAQLSLSLKERARAEGFEPVGIATLPGSPRLRLRTDALQRWLDAGHQADMGWMEAPRRRSADTLLEGARSLLAVGLNYHVAHERRHNRLAVARYGWGRDYHRVVNQRLRRVGRWLQDQRPNCRWRACVDAEPLLDKAWAEEAGLGWIGKHSNVIHPTRGSWMVIGHLLTSEPLVADQPAASRCGRCRACMDACPTQAITEPFVVDSRRCIAYHTIENRNGKLPAPIANALGGWVAGCDICQDVCPFNQTDVLPSSDDPDMQPRPWLLDLTPEIIQSWTDQDWAERLKGSALKRIKPWMWRRNAEAARLDGGPNLS; the protein is encoded by the coding sequence GTGAACGTCCCTGACGACGGTGCGCAGCTGAGCCTGTCCCTCAAGGAGCGGGCCAGAGCGGAAGGATTCGAACCCGTCGGCATCGCCACGCTCCCCGGGAGTCCACGCCTGCGCTTGCGCACGGACGCTTTGCAACGTTGGCTAGACGCCGGACACCAAGCCGACATGGGCTGGATGGAAGCGCCCAGACGCAGGTCCGCTGACACCCTCTTGGAAGGAGCCCGAAGTTTGCTAGCCGTTGGGCTCAACTATCACGTTGCTCATGAACGCCGCCACAACCGCCTGGCAGTGGCTCGCTACGGCTGGGGCCGCGATTATCACCGGGTGGTGAACCAGCGCCTGAGGAGGGTGGGTCGCTGGCTGCAGGATCAAAGACCGAACTGCCGCTGGCGTGCGTGCGTGGATGCAGAGCCCCTGCTCGATAAGGCTTGGGCGGAAGAAGCTGGACTTGGCTGGATCGGAAAGCACAGCAACGTGATTCACCCCACGCGCGGGTCGTGGATGGTGATCGGGCATCTGCTCACCAGTGAACCCCTCGTTGCTGATCAACCGGCTGCGTCCCGTTGCGGTCGTTGCCGCGCCTGCATGGACGCCTGCCCGACGCAGGCGATCACCGAACCATTTGTGGTGGACTCCAGGCGATGCATCGCTTATCACACGATTGAAAATCGCAATGGGAAGCTCCCGGCACCGATCGCCAACGCCCTGGGGGGCTGGGTCGCCGGATGCGATATCTGTCAGGACGTCTGCCCCTTCAATCAGACCGATGTGCTGCCCTCCAGTGATGATCCCGACATGCAGCCAAGACCCTGGCTGCTGGATCTGACCCCGGAGATCATCCAGAGCTGGACGGATCAGGACTGGGCGGAACGGCTGAAAGGGTCAGCACTGAAACGCATCAAACCCTGGATGTGGCGTCGCAACGCTGAAGCCGCACGCCTCGATGGCGGACCTAACCTGAGTTGA
- a CDS encoding tetratricopeptide repeat protein: MSLMLGSVGATTTAPARALVPYVYTPSTQELEGAGIGIGRTAAQLLRLGQPEEASRLAALAVRLQPNDERLWSVLAEAQLRSDQLNDAAGSLAKAKSLNPGKAGLWFAEASLALRDNRPDDAVPLLDEGLRLDPKNAGAYFDLGNARVMQDDLRQALRAFEKATSIKPSFWEALNNQALVLFEMGNTSEAIKRWRSVLKIKSNAEPMLALAAALNKQKPGDTESIELARKALAEDPNYVLPGHQENQLWGLKLRQATETLLSEGALKSAVERAEANADPKTAE, from the coding sequence ATGTCCCTGATGCTGGGATCGGTTGGTGCCACGACAACGGCCCCTGCCAGGGCCTTGGTTCCCTATGTGTACACACCCAGCACCCAGGAACTGGAAGGTGCAGGCATTGGCATCGGCCGTACAGCCGCACAGCTGCTGAGGCTTGGTCAGCCTGAGGAAGCCTCCCGTCTGGCGGCCCTGGCAGTTCGACTGCAACCGAACGACGAACGCTTGTGGTCTGTGCTTGCGGAAGCGCAGCTCCGCAGTGATCAACTCAACGATGCAGCGGGATCCCTAGCCAAGGCCAAATCTCTGAATCCAGGAAAGGCAGGGCTCTGGTTCGCTGAAGCATCGCTGGCCCTCAGAGACAACCGTCCTGATGACGCTGTTCCTTTGCTGGATGAAGGCTTGCGTCTTGATCCCAAAAATGCAGGGGCCTACTTCGATCTTGGGAATGCCCGAGTGATGCAGGACGACCTGCGCCAGGCCTTGCGCGCGTTTGAAAAAGCCACATCGATCAAGCCAAGTTTTTGGGAAGCTCTCAACAATCAGGCTCTGGTGCTGTTCGAAATGGGCAACACAAGCGAGGCGATCAAGCGTTGGCGTTCCGTCCTCAAGATCAAAAGCAACGCTGAGCCGATGCTGGCGCTGGCCGCGGCTCTCAACAAGCAGAAACCTGGTGACACTGAATCCATCGAACTGGCTCGCAAAGCCCTTGCAGAGGATCCCAATTACGTTCTTCCGGGTCATCAGGAAAACCAACTCTGGGGCCTGAAACTGCGCCAAGCAACAGAAACTTTGCTCTCAGAGGGGGCTTTAAAAAGCGCCGTTGAACGGGCAGAAGCCAATGCCGATCCCAAAACCGCAGAATGA
- a CDS encoding DNA topoisomerase (ATP-hydrolyzing) subunit A, whose protein sequence is MAEERVQPIALHQEMQRSYLEYAMSVIVGRALPDVRDGLKPVQRRILYAMHELGLTPDRPYRKCARVVGDVLGKYHPHGDQAVYDALVRLVQTFSSRHPLLDGHGNFGSVDDDPPAAMRYTETRLAPIAHEGLLDEIGNDTVDFANNFDGSQQEPTVLPAQLPFLLLNGCSGIAVGMATSIPPHNLGEVVDGLIALVREPDLSNDKLLKLIPGPDFPTGGEVLLGSGVRDTYLRGRGSIPMRGVAHVEEVQLGKGRHKRNAVIVTELPYQLSKAGWIEKLAEQVNDGKIGGIADIRDESDREGMRVVVELRRDADPDAVLKDLQRRTSLQSNFGAIMLALVDGQPQQLSLRQLLQTFLDYRELTLIRRTTHALRKAEDRLEVVEGLITALQSLQRVIAMIQEAQDAAAARASLMVHLDLSERQADAVLAMPLRRLTGLERESLRQEAEELRAQRQRLKLLLDNRDQLLDALTKELRQLKKRFATPRRTRLVEGGDHLLAERAANQRPNAELQRRQALDALPPDSRILIQDDGQVKVISPQLMGRLHLNEPTALGDEPSPARVILPIKPVAKLLAVTASGRVALIRWEFAGQQPGSLERFLPTALQGDPVVSVLQLPDADADSNKAAVSSLGLLSSDGRFKRLPMQELLDLSGRAASVVKLKEGVELKTAVICREGGTLSLISDLGRVLPLPVTEDNLPLMGKLAQGPVTMRLLPGETLIAAVATDPEQQDPLLLFSRHGRIKPLSLDTVRLCQRGNLGVIGWQPEQDGNEGEDRLCAACVGSGLVGIVTSSGRHGRLLTREPNDLTLKSGETLERIVPLLN, encoded by the coding sequence ATGGCCGAGGAGCGCGTTCAACCGATTGCCCTGCATCAGGAGATGCAGCGCTCTTACCTCGAGTACGCCATGAGCGTGATCGTGGGCAGGGCCCTGCCTGATGTCCGCGATGGACTCAAACCGGTTCAACGCCGCATCCTCTACGCGATGCACGAACTGGGTCTCACTCCTGACCGCCCATACCGCAAATGTGCACGGGTGGTTGGAGATGTTCTGGGCAAATACCATCCCCACGGCGATCAAGCGGTCTATGACGCCCTTGTTCGTCTGGTACAAACCTTTTCCAGCCGTCATCCACTGCTAGACGGTCACGGCAATTTCGGCTCGGTTGACGACGATCCACCGGCAGCCATGCGCTACACGGAGACCCGTCTGGCTCCGATTGCCCATGAAGGCCTTCTGGATGAAATCGGCAATGACACCGTCGACTTCGCCAACAACTTCGATGGGTCCCAGCAGGAACCCACGGTTCTGCCTGCCCAGCTGCCCTTTCTTCTCCTCAACGGATGTTCAGGTATCGCTGTGGGCATGGCCACCAGCATCCCGCCCCACAACCTCGGAGAGGTGGTGGATGGACTGATTGCCCTAGTGCGCGAACCGGATCTAAGCAATGACAAGCTGCTCAAGCTGATCCCAGGACCCGATTTCCCCACCGGTGGTGAAGTCCTTCTGGGAAGCGGAGTTCGGGACACCTACCTGCGCGGGCGCGGAAGTATTCCGATGCGCGGTGTGGCCCATGTGGAAGAGGTGCAACTGGGCAAGGGGCGTCATAAACGCAATGCAGTGATCGTGACCGAACTGCCCTACCAGCTCAGCAAAGCCGGATGGATCGAAAAGCTGGCCGAACAGGTCAATGACGGCAAAATCGGCGGCATCGCCGACATCCGAGATGAAAGCGATCGCGAAGGAATGCGCGTCGTGGTGGAACTTCGCCGGGATGCCGATCCAGACGCGGTTCTGAAAGATCTGCAACGACGGACGTCTCTACAGAGCAATTTCGGGGCCATCATGCTGGCCCTGGTGGATGGTCAACCCCAGCAGCTGTCCCTGCGCCAGCTTCTGCAGACGTTCCTTGACTACCGGGAACTGACCCTGATCCGCCGCACAACCCACGCCCTGCGCAAAGCGGAAGACCGTCTCGAGGTGGTGGAAGGTCTGATCACGGCACTGCAATCCCTCCAGCGGGTGATTGCCATGATTCAGGAGGCACAGGATGCCGCTGCCGCGAGGGCCAGCCTGATGGTGCATCTCGATCTCAGCGAACGTCAGGCCGACGCAGTCCTGGCCATGCCCCTGCGACGCTTGACCGGTTTGGAGCGGGAGAGCCTCCGGCAGGAAGCGGAAGAGCTACGGGCCCAACGCCAGCGCCTGAAACTACTTCTGGACAACCGCGATCAGTTGCTGGATGCGCTCACCAAGGAACTGCGTCAACTCAAGAAGCGTTTTGCCACTCCTCGCCGCACACGCCTGGTGGAAGGGGGTGATCATCTCCTGGCAGAACGGGCTGCCAACCAGCGCCCCAATGCAGAACTGCAGCGCCGACAGGCTCTCGACGCCCTCCCACCTGATTCGCGCATCCTGATTCAAGACGACGGTCAGGTGAAGGTGATCAGTCCTCAACTGATGGGCCGGCTGCATCTCAATGAGCCAACGGCACTGGGTGATGAGCCATCCCCAGCAAGGGTCATCCTGCCGATCAAACCGGTCGCCAAACTTCTGGCGGTCACAGCCAGCGGACGAGTTGCACTGATCCGCTGGGAATTCGCAGGGCAGCAACCCGGAAGCCTGGAACGATTTCTCCCAACGGCCCTGCAGGGAGATCCCGTTGTATCGGTCTTGCAGCTGCCCGACGCCGATGCCGACAGCAACAAGGCAGCGGTCTCATCGCTCGGACTTCTGAGCAGTGACGGCCGTTTCAAACGGCTGCCGATGCAAGAACTTCTGGACCTCTCCGGACGGGCAGCCAGTGTGGTGAAGCTCAAGGAGGGCGTTGAACTCAAAACCGCAGTGATCTGCCGGGAAGGAGGGACTCTGTCTCTGATCAGTGATCTCGGTCGCGTCTTGCCTCTCCCAGTCACGGAAGACAATCTTCCCTTGATGGGAAAGCTGGCTCAAGGCCCAGTCACCATGCGCCTGCTACCCGGAGAAACATTGATCGCGGCCGTCGCGACAGACCCCGAGCAACAGGACCCGCTGCTGCTGTTCAGCCGTCACGGCAGGATCAAACCGCTGTCTCTCGACACTGTGCGCCTTTGCCAAAGGGGGAATTTGGGTGTGATCGGTTGGCAACCCGAACAGGATGGAAACGAAGGGGAGGATCGACTTTGTGCTGCCTGCGTCGGCTCCGGACTGGTCGGCATCGTCACCTCTTCAGGCCGTCATGGCCGTCTGCTCACGCGTGAACCGAATGATCTAACGCTCAAATCCGGAGAAACACTCGAACGCATTGTTCCACTTCTGAACTGA
- the purF gene encoding amidophosphoribosyltransferase: MQNSEGNPKSRRSVHQLEAERPDRMEEACGVFAVQASEQPVANLAYFGLYALQHRGQESAGIAVFNQGKVRLHKDMGLVSQVFDQDVLARMPGDLAIGHNRYSTTGSSRVCNAQPVVLMTRLGPFALAHNGNLVNAAELRERIDDGEVEFTSTTDSELIAFALQQAVDRGLDWKAAITSAVSLCQGAFSLVIGTPEALYGLRDGYGIRPLVFGSLGEDSSGQWVLSSETCGLDIIGASFVDDVQPGELVTFLPGDPIPQRECWIEPTTRMCVFEMIYFARPDSRFFGESLYSYRQRIGQILARESAVEADLVIGVPDSGIPAAIGYSQATGLPYADGLIKNRYVGRTFIQPTQAMREAGIRVKLNPLPDVLNGKRVVVIDDSIVRGTTSRKLVQALRDAGATEVHMRISSPPVTHPCFYGIDTDTQDQLIAARYTLEEIEAHLKVDSLAYLSQAGMLEAAGADAKHFCTACFDGDYPVPMDESIRSSKLMLEPAGVAANLS, encoded by the coding sequence ATGCAGAATTCCGAAGGAAATCCGAAGTCGAGGCGGAGCGTGCATCAGCTCGAGGCGGAGCGTCCCGATCGGATGGAGGAAGCCTGCGGTGTGTTCGCCGTTCAGGCTTCCGAGCAACCGGTGGCCAACCTGGCTTATTTCGGTCTGTATGCACTGCAGCATCGCGGCCAAGAATCCGCAGGCATCGCTGTGTTTAACCAGGGAAAGGTTCGTCTTCATAAAGACATGGGCCTGGTCAGTCAGGTGTTCGATCAAGACGTGCTTGCCCGGATGCCCGGTGATCTCGCCATTGGCCATAACCGTTATTCCACAACTGGCAGCAGCAGGGTCTGCAATGCCCAGCCGGTGGTTCTGATGACTCGCCTTGGTCCCTTCGCGCTGGCCCACAACGGCAATCTGGTCAATGCCGCTGAATTGCGGGAACGCATTGATGATGGAGAGGTTGAATTTACCTCCACCACTGATTCCGAGCTGATTGCCTTCGCCCTTCAGCAGGCTGTTGATCGTGGGCTCGACTGGAAGGCTGCGATCACGTCTGCGGTGTCGCTCTGCCAGGGGGCCTTCAGTCTGGTGATCGGCACTCCGGAAGCGCTTTATGGCCTGCGCGACGGCTACGGCATCCGACCGTTGGTGTTCGGTTCTCTCGGTGAGGATTCCAGTGGGCAGTGGGTTCTCAGCAGTGAAACCTGTGGGCTCGACATCATCGGGGCTTCCTTCGTTGACGATGTGCAGCCCGGTGAGCTCGTGACCTTCCTTCCCGGTGATCCAATCCCCCAGAGGGAGTGCTGGATTGAGCCCACCACGCGCATGTGCGTGTTCGAGATGATCTATTTCGCCAGGCCGGACAGTCGGTTTTTCGGAGAATCGTTGTACAGCTATCGCCAGCGCATCGGTCAGATTCTTGCCAGGGAATCGGCAGTGGAGGCTGATCTCGTGATCGGCGTGCCTGATTCAGGGATTCCTGCTGCGATCGGATACTCCCAGGCCACGGGACTGCCCTACGCCGATGGCCTGATCAAGAACCGTTACGTCGGTCGCACCTTCATCCAGCCCACCCAAGCGATGCGCGAAGCCGGCATCCGGGTGAAGCTCAATCCCCTCCCCGATGTGCTCAACGGAAAGCGCGTCGTGGTGATCGATGATTCGATTGTGCGTGGAACAACCAGTCGCAAGCTTGTTCAGGCTCTTCGCGATGCTGGAGCCACGGAGGTGCACATGCGTATCAGCTCACCACCGGTCACCCATCCCTGCTTTTACGGCATTGATACCGATACCCAGGATCAACTGATCGCTGCTCGCTACACCCTGGAGGAAATTGAAGCCCATCTCAAGGTTGATTCACTGGCTTATCTCAGTCAGGCAGGAATGTTGGAAGCGGCTGGAGCCGATGCCAAACACTTTTGCACCGCCTGTTTTGATGGTGATTACCCCGTGCCGATGGATGAATCCATCAGATCCAGCAAGCTGATGCTGGAACCTGCCGGTGTGGCTGCCAACCTGAGTTGA
- the purL gene encoding phosphoribosylformylglycinamidine synthase subunit PurL — protein MASALRQEGLTQQDYGEIQRRLGRDPNRAELGMFGVMWSEHCCYRNSRPLLRGFPTEGPRILVGPGENAGVVDLGEGHRLAFKIESHNHPSAVEPFQGAATGVGGILRDIFTMGARPIALLNALRFGPLDEPITHGLVEGVVAGISHYGNCVGVPTVGGEVAFDPAYRGNPLVNAMALGLMETEDIVKSGASGVGNPVVYVGSTTGRDGMGGASFASAELSADSLDDRPAVQVGDPFLEKGLIEACLEAFQSGDVVAAQDMGAAGLTCSCSEMAAKGNVGVELDLDRVPAREQGMTAYEFLLSESQERMLFVVKAGREEALMQRFRRWGLQAAVVGQVLAEPVVRVLQHGSVAAEVPARALAEDTPINQHTLISEPPEDIQKHWCWSETDLPQVPSDHDWGADLLALLDDPTIASKRWVYRQYDQQVLANTVVPAGGADAAVVRLRPQQGDGAFRGSNRGVAATVDCPNRWVALDPERGAMAAVAEAARNLSCVGAVPVAVTDNLNFPSPETSKGYWQLAMACRGLSEGCRVLGTPVTGGNVSLYNETRADDGRLQPIHPTPVVGMVGLVEDLRLVGGLAWRQPGDAVVLLGVSTDERQDDRVGLAGSSYQGVIHGLLTGRPPRVDLDLELRVQALVRQALAQGLLASAHDSSDGGLAVALAECSIASGLGVDGSLPGDGVRPERSLFAEGGARILVSVRAECLDAWMSLLASDAHVGVPVTTLGAVADHGRFRLSLGSNPVLDQAVQTLTECFEQALPRRLGTA, from the coding sequence GTGGCCTCAGCACTGCGCCAGGAAGGGCTGACGCAGCAGGATTACGGCGAGATTCAGCGACGACTCGGGCGAGATCCCAACAGGGCGGAGTTGGGAATGTTCGGTGTGATGTGGTCCGAGCATTGCTGTTACCGCAATTCCAGGCCACTCCTGCGTGGTTTTCCCACGGAAGGACCTCGCATCCTTGTTGGCCCCGGCGAGAATGCTGGAGTGGTGGATCTGGGGGAGGGACACCGCCTGGCTTTCAAGATTGAAAGTCATAACCATCCTTCGGCGGTGGAGCCCTTTCAAGGCGCTGCCACAGGAGTGGGAGGCATCCTTCGGGACATCTTCACCATGGGAGCCCGACCGATCGCTTTGCTGAATGCCCTGCGTTTCGGTCCCCTCGATGAACCCATCACCCACGGATTGGTGGAAGGTGTTGTGGCGGGGATCTCCCATTACGGCAATTGCGTCGGAGTGCCGACCGTGGGTGGGGAAGTTGCGTTCGACCCTGCTTATCGCGGCAACCCCCTGGTGAATGCCATGGCTCTGGGCCTGATGGAAACGGAAGACATCGTGAAATCGGGGGCGTCCGGTGTTGGCAATCCTGTGGTGTATGTGGGCAGCACCACGGGCCGCGACGGGATGGGGGGTGCCAGCTTCGCCAGTGCCGAACTCAGCGCCGATTCCTTGGATGATCGCCCTGCGGTTCAGGTGGGCGATCCCTTTCTTGAAAAGGGACTGATTGAGGCTTGCCTCGAAGCCTTCCAGAGCGGGGATGTGGTGGCCGCCCAGGACATGGGGGCTGCGGGACTCACCTGCAGCTGCTCAGAGATGGCCGCCAAAGGGAATGTGGGGGTTGAGCTGGATCTCGACAGGGTTCCAGCCCGTGAACAGGGCATGACTGCGTACGAGTTCCTGCTGTCTGAATCGCAGGAGCGGATGCTGTTTGTGGTGAAGGCCGGTCGTGAGGAGGCGTTGATGCAGCGTTTCCGCCGCTGGGGCTTGCAGGCGGCCGTTGTGGGTCAGGTTCTCGCGGAGCCTGTTGTACGTGTGCTTCAGCATGGATCGGTGGCTGCTGAGGTTCCTGCCCGGGCTCTTGCGGAAGACACTCCCATCAATCAGCACACCTTGATCTCTGAACCTCCAGAGGACATCCAAAAGCATTGGTGCTGGTCTGAGACTGATCTTCCGCAAGTTCCCAGCGATCACGACTGGGGAGCGGATCTGCTCGCTCTCCTTGATGACCCCACCATCGCCAGCAAACGCTGGGTCTATCGCCAATACGACCAGCAGGTGCTCGCTAATACCGTTGTGCCCGCTGGTGGAGCGGATGCTGCTGTGGTGCGGCTCAGACCTCAGCAAGGGGATGGAGCGTTTCGGGGGTCCAACCGAGGGGTAGCGGCCACGGTCGACTGTCCCAATCGTTGGGTGGCTCTGGACCCTGAACGTGGGGCGATGGCCGCCGTCGCGGAGGCTGCCCGCAATCTCAGTTGCGTTGGGGCTGTCCCGGTGGCTGTCACCGACAACCTCAATTTTCCGTCTCCAGAAACGTCCAAGGGCTACTGGCAGTTGGCGATGGCCTGCCGAGGGCTGTCGGAGGGCTGTCGGGTGCTGGGCACCCCAGTGACCGGGGGGAATGTGTCGCTATACAACGAGACCCGCGCCGACGATGGCCGCCTGCAACCGATACACCCCACGCCCGTGGTGGGCATGGTGGGACTGGTTGAGGATCTTCGCCTGGTGGGTGGTTTGGCCTGGCGTCAACCGGGTGATGCCGTTGTGCTTCTTGGGGTTTCCACTGATGAACGCCAGGACGACCGGGTCGGATTGGCCGGCAGCAGCTATCAGGGGGTGATTCATGGTCTGTTGACCGGCAGACCTCCGAGGGTTGACCTTGATCTGGAGCTGCGCGTTCAGGCTCTGGTTCGGCAGGCTCTGGCTCAAGGGCTGCTCGCGTCTGCCCACGACAGCAGTGATGGTGGACTGGCCGTTGCTTTGGCTGAATGTTCGATCGCTTCGGGCCTCGGTGTGGATGGGTCGTTGCCTGGTGATGGCGTGCGTCCGGAGCGGAGTCTTTTTGCTGAAGGAGGAGCCCGCATTCTCGTGTCCGTGCGGGCAGAGTGCCTGGACGCCTGGATGTCGCTGCTGGCCTCTGATGCCCATGTTGGTGTTCCGGTGACCACTCTCGGAGCCGTGGCGGATCACGGACGCTTCCGACTCTCCCTGGGATCAAACCCTGTGCTGGATCAGGCGGTGCAAACACTGACGGAGTGTTTTGAGCAGGCTCTCCCCCGTCGGCTGGGAACAGCGTGA
- the dnaN gene encoding DNA polymerase III subunit beta — MKLVCSQTELNTALQLVSRAVASRPTHPVLANVLLTADAGTDRLSLTGFDLSLGIQTSLPASVDTSGAVTLPARLFGEIVSRLSSDSPITLATDDTSEQVELTSLSGSYQMRGMPADDFPDLPLVENGTAIKLDPAALVRALRSTLFASSSDEAKQLLTGVHLRFDQTRLEAASTDGHRLAVLSVDDALKDAIAADDSAEADESAALAVTLPARSLREVERLMAGWKGNDPVSLFFERGQVVVLAADQMVTSRTLEGTYPNYRQLIPESFSRTIGLDRRAFVASLERIAVLADQHNNVVRISSDPSKGLIQISADAQDVGSGSESLPAQIEGDEVQIAFNVRYVLDGLKAMDGDRIVLSCNAPTTPAILSPEDDGSGLTYLVMPVQIRS, encoded by the coding sequence ATGAAACTGGTCTGTTCCCAGACGGAACTCAACACCGCACTTCAGCTGGTCAGTCGGGCCGTGGCGTCCCGTCCCACCCATCCGGTGCTTGCCAATGTGCTGCTCACCGCCGATGCCGGCACGGATCGGCTCAGCTTGACCGGGTTTGACCTCAGCCTGGGCATTCAGACGTCTCTCCCTGCATCCGTAGACACCAGCGGGGCGGTCACGCTTCCCGCCCGCCTCTTCGGGGAGATTGTTTCCCGTCTGTCCAGTGACTCCCCCATCACCTTGGCGACGGATGACACCAGCGAGCAGGTGGAACTGACCAGTCTGAGCGGCAGTTATCAGATGCGTGGCATGCCGGCTGATGACTTCCCCGATCTGCCTTTGGTGGAAAACGGCACGGCGATCAAACTTGATCCCGCTGCGTTGGTTCGAGCACTACGCAGCACCTTGTTTGCGAGCAGTTCCGACGAAGCCAAGCAGCTGCTCACCGGCGTGCATCTGCGCTTCGATCAAACCCGCCTGGAGGCAGCGTCCACGGACGGGCACCGTCTCGCTGTGCTGAGTGTCGACGATGCCCTAAAGGACGCCATCGCTGCTGACGATTCCGCCGAAGCTGATGAGAGCGCAGCCTTGGCTGTCACCCTCCCCGCCCGTTCCCTGCGTGAGGTGGAACGCCTCATGGCCGGCTGGAAAGGCAACGACCCTGTCAGTCTCTTTTTCGAGCGCGGCCAGGTGGTGGTTTTAGCGGCCGATCAGATGGTGACCAGCCGTACGCTTGAAGGCACTTATCCCAACTATCGACAACTGATTCCCGAGTCTTTCAGCCGCACCATCGGTCTGGATCGACGGGCATTCGTTGCCTCTTTAGAGCGCATTGCCGTTCTTGCAGATCAGCACAACAACGTCGTCAGGATCAGCAGTGATCCCTCCAAGGGGCTGATTCAGATCTCTGCCGATGCCCAAGATGTGGGCAGTGGATCTGAGTCTTTGCCTGCCCAGATCGAAGGTGACGAGGTGCAAATTGCTTTCAACGTGCGCTACGTCCTTGATGGCCTCAAGGCCATGGATGGTGATCGCATTGTCCTGTCCTGTAATGCACCGACCACCCCAGCCATCCTCTCTCCGGAGGATGATGGTTCCGGCCTCACTTACCTCGTGATGCCCGTGCAGATTCGCTCCTGA